The Ancylothrix sp. D3o genome segment TGACCCGCAATGGCGAGCGGCTTGAGCGCTTCGAGCACTTGACGATGAACCCCGAAGCTGAAACCGAAGTTGCCGACTATGTGGTGACTGCGTTGGAGGCATCGGAATTTATATCGGTTGTGGATATGTCCCAAACCGGCCAGCCTTTGTCTCGCCGGCCCGTCAATGGTCTTTACGAAATCGTCCCCCCACCATATATTGCCAGTGCTGACCGCTTCCCGCGCGATATGCAAGGAGCACGCGATGACAAAACGGGGATGCAGGGCATTTTTGAAATTGACGAAGTGTCGATGATCGCCTGCCCGGATTTGATGCGGGTGTACCAAGAAGGTTTAATGGATTTGGATCAAGTACATGGTGTCATGGAAATGATGCTGAGTATGTGTGAAAACTCGTTTCCTGGCCCTGCCTACCGCATGGCTGTGCTAGACCCGCCGCCGGTTAAACCGGGTAAAGGAACCACCGCCGTTGCTGCTGAACAGCAAAAACCGCAAGATGTGGCGCAGTGGTTGAGTATGTTTAACCGACGTTCGATGTTTGGCTCACTTTACTATCCCTGGATTAAAGTTGCTAACCCCCGCAACGGAGGCCGGCCTATTATGGTGCCTCCTTCTGGTCACATGATGGGGATATGGTGTCGCACTGATGAATCTCGCGGTGTCTTTAAGGCACCGGCCAACGAAACCCCACGCGGCGTAATTGGCTTGGCTTACGATACGAATATGCGTGAGCAAGAATTGCTTAACCCCTTGGGTATCAACTGCATCCGCAACTTCGCCAGCTACAGCCGGGGTTACAAAGTTTGGGGGGCTCGGACTTTGGTTGAACCCGATAACGTTCAATGGCGTTATATCAGTGTCCGCCGGTTGATCAGTTACATCGAAAAATCGATTGAAATGGGCACTCAGTGGGTGGTGTTTGAGCCGAATGATCAAGACTTGTGGGCACGGGTTTCTCGCACAGTTAGCAATTTCCTTGAACGCCTCTGGCGGGAAGGGGCGCTGTTTGGTGGCTCACCGGCAGAAGCTTTTTATGTCAAATGTGATGGCAGCATCAATTCTCACGAAACGATGATGCTGGGCCGGTTGTATGTGGAAGTTGGCGTTTGCCCAGTCCGACCGGCAGAATTTGTGATTTTCCGCCTTAGTCAGTGGGCTCCTAACCAATAGGAAATCCGCACTTGGGGAATGGGGGGAAATTTCTTGCCTGTTCCTCATTACCACACAAAATAACCACACTTTGGAGCATCGTTTAATCGCGCTTAAGAGTTGAGCAGGAGTTCAGGATATGGCAGATTTACTTAAACCAATTGCCCCTAGTAGTTTTTACCTTGAATTTGACGGGCTTACTGATTTAGTGTTTAAAACCGTCACCCTCCCAGAATATAAACCAAAAGTGGCCGGTGGTGAAGCAATTATTGGTTCGACAAAAGATGGCAAAACAATTCGCCAGGTCAACTCTGGTGGATTTGAAGGATTATTTACTTTTGATGTTGTTTGCATTGCCAGTTTAACCGGCAGCAGCGCCAGCAAAAAAATGTATGAGTGGTTTGAAAAATGCCTGCCTAAGTCAGATGGGGGCAAGGGAGAGTGGAAAAAAAATAAAAAAACCGGCAAAATCAGCGCCTTTGATTCTGACAGCGAACTCGTGGCGATGTGGGAGTTTTCCGAATCTTGGCCTTCTTCCTATAAATGTGCCGATTTGGATGTTACCCAAGATGCCTATCTGGAAGAAACTTTTACTATCACTTGCGAAAAATTCAACCGCACGAAGTAGGGTTCTCAAGGTCAAGTTTTTTTGAAACAAAAGCTAATTGTTGTTAATTAGACAGGAGTTGCCAAATGGCTGATGAGTTTCTGACAAATTCCAAGTTTTATTTTGAAATTGATGGCATTACGGATCTGCTGGTTAAAAAAATCAGCGGGCCTCAAATTTCAATGGATGTGGCGGGGGGTGATGCTCCCATTGGATGCACAAAGGGTGGAGTCTCTCAAACCCAAGCTACGATTGGCGGTGTGAAGTACAATTCTGCTATTACGCTCACCTTTGTTGCCGGCAATGAAGCGGCTCAAAAAAAGCTGGAAGATTGGTATATTAAATGCCATTCTGAGGCGTTTTCTGGGGGAAAAATAGAGGCGAGAACAAGCCGCAAAACCGGGTCTTTGACTATCTATGACGGGGATGGAAAGGAAATGCGTTTTGACTTTATTGATTTGTTCCCAGGCACCCTCAAACAAATTGGCACACTCGGCGGCGATCAGTCGGGTCAAGTTGCGGAAGATACTTTAGAACTTAAGTTCACCAAAGTGGTGCGGAAACAGTAGAGCCTGAATTTTTTTATTTTTCCATTTCCGGGTATCTGTATAATGGCAGTTCTTTGCTTAGAACCCGGAAATGTTGATTTTTTTTGGCGTTTATTTGCTTGGAAGGTTGGTATAATGCCTGGAGCAGAATTTCCCGAAATCCTTACAAGGGCGAAGTTTTATTTGGAGTTACGGCTGGATGGCAGTAATGATGCGGTGGATGGGTTTTTTATGGAATGCACCGGCTTTAAATCTACTCAGGAAGTAATCGAAGTTTGCGAGGTGACTCCTCAAAAATGGGGCAAAAATGGCAAAAGTCGGGGTCGAATTGTTACTACAAAAATGCCTGGTAATATTAGTTATACGAATTTTACTTTGCGTCGAGGTTTGACGCTTTCTATGGTGATGTGGGACTGGTTACAGGCGGTGCGTGATGGCAATTGGGCTAAACAACGGCGTAATGGTTCTTTGGTGATTTATAATCAAGCTGCTGAAGAACAGTTTAGATTTGAGTTTAAGGGTGCTTGGCCTACTAGCTACACGATTTCTGATGTGAATGTGGGAGAAAGTCAAATAGAAATTGAAGAGATGGAAGTGACTGTGGAAGAGTTAAAACGAATTAAGCCTATATCTGTATGATTCAAACTGAATTTGAGTTTACTTTGCCGAAGGGGTATTTGGATGGGGATGGTAATGTTCATCGCAAGGGTGTGATGCGTTTGGCAAGAGCAATTGATGAAATTGTGCCGATGCGTGACCCGCGTGTGAAGTCTAATCCTGCTTATGCGACGGTGATTATTTTATCACGGGTGATTGTTCGTTTGGGAGTTTTAGAACAGGTGAATCCGTCGGTGATTGAAAATCTTTTTGCCTGTGATTTAAATTATTTGCAAAAGTTTTACCGGCAAATTAATGAACTGGAAACAGAAAGCAATTTGCCACAGACTGAAAGTGTTTCAAGGCCGGTGGATGGTTAAGCTGTAAAATTATTTGAATTTATGATGGAGCGCACCGAGTTTGAATTTACTTTGCCGAAGGGTTTGGTTGGTATGGGGGGCGATATTCACCGGCAGGGGATGATGCGTTTGACTACGGCTGAGGATGAAATATTTGTTCAAAAAGACCACCGTGTTCGAGAAAATTCTGCTTATGGGGCTTTGGTGCTTTTGTCTAGGGTAATTACAAATTTTGGCAGCGTATCGGTGGTTACTCCAGAGGTTTTGGAGCAGCTTTTTTTAATTGATTTGATTTATTTGCGGGATTTTTTTAATGGCCTTAATCGGCTTGGAAATCAGGAAAATTTGGGTGGATTTACGGGCTATGCTTTGGAGGATTTATATCAAGAAGTTGCTTTAATTGCTTTTTATTTTCACTGGTCTTTAGGGGATATTTTATGTTTGGAACACGCAGAGCGCCGGCGTTGGGTGGCTCACATTCGTAAGTTGGCGGCTGTTAAGTGATGCCGGTGTTGAGGAGCAAAGCCGGTAAGAGCAATCTTGATGGGTTAAAACAAATTGTTAAAAAGCAGAAGTGTTGAATGTTAAGAAAAAGGTGAAATAAATTGCCCAAAATATGGTAAACTTGGGGCGAATAATTAAAACAAATGATTGATGCAGAACGTCTGTACTCCGGGTAATGGATAGGGGATTTGCCGGGCTGAATTTTATATAAGAATTAGTTGAAAAAGACAAATATTTTGTCCCGCGAATTTAAAATAATTGTAAAGTCGAATTTGACGAAGAAACTGGAGCGCGTAAAAATTGGGTCATCTTCCGAAGCGACCTATTATAGGGTTGTGAATTTTTGGGATGTAGAAAATCGGGCCGGAATTTCGCTTAGTTACTAATTTACCTAGAGCTTGATGTTTTTTAATCCAAGCTAGTTTGGAGAGCGCAAATAAACGGACAGCCATCCGCACCCGACCATCGGGAGGCTATACCCCTAAATGGATGTTTTTAATATCTTTTCTATCAACTTCGATGACTAAATCACTTTCTCCTAAAAAATAAGTTTTGTAACGTTTTCCCCTTTAAAGAGCATAGCTATGACATAAGTGAAGAGAACAAATGCAAACAACATTTTATGGCTCAAACAATGATTTTACCCGGCACTTATGTTGAAGTGCGGGCCGAAGGTTTAATTGCGCCTAGTGGAGTCGCTACAGGGAATATTGGCATTGTTGGTACTGCCAATAAGGGTGCGGAGAATCAAGTTCAATTGTTGAGTAGTTTGGCAGAAGCTAAAGAAATCTTTGGCGAAAGCGATGAATGGCAAGGAGGAGATAAAGGCGAGCTAACTTTGGTTCGCGCTTTGGAATTAATTTATAAAAATGGAGGACAGACAGTTTATGCTGTGAGAGCTTCGGATGCAACTGTTAAAGCCTATGAAAATGCTTTAGCACTCTTAGAAAACAAAATTGTCAATATTGTTGTATTGGCGGGACAAGATGCGAATCAAGCGGGCATGGTGGGTGCGCTTACAGGACATTTGAAAACTACCGCAGGTATTAAGCGCGAAAGAATTGGGATTATTGGTAGCGGATTGAAAGCCGGCAAAGATGATTTGGCTCAAATTAGCGGTCACAATCTCAGCGATGATGAAGGCCGGTTAATTTTTACTGCACCGGGAATTTTGGTAACATCTGGAGGCAAACAAAATCAATTGCCTGGGGCTTATTTAGCGGCGGCTGTTGCGGGTTTAATTGCGTCTTTTAACGTCCAAGCTAGTCCCACAAATAAAACTTTGAGCATTGAAGGAATCACCACTGAATTTAACAATGCTCAACTGCAAGAACTGGTACAAAAAAAAGTCTTGACGGTAGAAGCTCGCAATGGATATCGCATAGTTAAAGGCGTTACCACAGCGGATAGCCCTTGGAATCAAATCACTACCCGTCGCATTGTTGATTATGCCATTTATGGAGTGCGATCTTCTTGCGATCCTTATATTGGTAAATTGAATAATGAGCGAGTACGAGGCGCAATGAAAGCTACCTTAGATGGCTTTTTAACTGGTATGGTAGAAAGCGAAGCTCTCGTCAGTTATCAGCTAGAAGTTACGGCAACTCGCCGACAAGAAATTTCTGGGGAAGTGGCTGTTAGAATGATTCTGCAACCGACGTTTAGTATTGATTTCATTCAAGTGACGATGTATTTGGGCTAAAAATCCATCCATCACCTAAACCGCCCGTTGAAGAAGTTTTTGCCCAGATTTTATTAAGGACAAAATCATGCCTAATGTGAATGTTTTTCGAGGCTCTGATGCTTCGCTGGTTTTAGCTGTAGATAATGCAGAATCTGAAGAAGGAAAATTAGCAGAAGCTTTGATCGGTGAATACGAATTTTCTAGCGTTGTGGGACGTTTACAAAATGTTCAGGTTAAAGTAGAAAACGAATTACGTCCCTATCACGAATTAGGAAAACGCTTCGCTACAGAATTACGTCCGGGTAATATTAATGTTTCCGGTTTTATTGAACGGGCACACATTAATGGCGCTTTGTTGAAGTTGTTATTAGGCGATGGTGCCACAAGTCCGCCGCCTACCGGCTCGATTCCTCAGCCTTCTTTTAATATTGTGATCTCGCTGAAAAATCCAGCTTTACCAGATAATAGCAGTACGCTAACTGTTTTTGGGGTGAAGTTTGAAACTTGGAGTTTTGCGTTACCTGAAGATGATTTTGTTATGGAAGGAGTGACGTTTAAAGCGTTACGCATTAGTTCTGAAGAAACGGGCTGATAATTTGTTAGCTTGTTCGAGTTGAAATTGTTTTATCCCCTTATCTGCAAATGGAATTTGTAACGCCGGAAGAACTGCTTGGTGGTTCAGAAATAATCTTTGATGTAGCGATTCCCACTGATGTATTGGGAGCGAATGCAAAACGGGAATTAGTCGTGCAATTACGTCCGCTGACTATTGGTACCTTTGGATTGATTATGAAAGCCGGTAAAAGCGATCCGGCGCTGATTCCTTTGCTGATGATTAAAGAATCGTTGGTGCATCCTAGTCTCTCGTTAGAACAAGTTAAAAGCATGAATCTAGGATTGGTTAATTTTTTAATCGCTCAGATTCGGCAAATTAGCGGACTAACAGAAAAAAAAATGAGTTCGAGTTAAGTGATTCGCCTCTGGTTTTGGCGAGTTATCGGTTGGCGCGTGCTTTTGGTTGGACTCCTCAAGAAGTGCGCTCAATGACTATGGCGCAGGTGTCGATGTATCTACAATTGTTAGACGAGGAAAGTGGTTAAGGCATCGCAAAGTAAGGAAGGAAAAGATGGCCGGTGAAAGTTTACTAGACCTTGGTATTCTTCTGAACAATGAGTTTCAAGCTTTATTGGGAAACTCTACAAACGGATGGTTAGCTGAGGATGTTTTCCGAAGTGAAGATTGGCAGGAAATTGCGCTTTTATGCCAAGAAGTTTATCAAGTTGAGCAAGCTATCAATGAGTTGGAAGCTTGGAAAAATTTGCTAACTACAGGGTTTATTCCGTCTGATTTGGCGAGTGCTAATAATAGCAATCAAGGTAAGGAAAGTGCATCAAATGAGCCGGCTAAAATTCATCCTTACTTAGAAACTTTGAAAAGATACCAGTCTTTTGTTAATTCTGCGATGCCAATTCCTCTCGGTAATGGCAAATCAAGTGAGCAAAAATTGCCTACTCATTCAAATTTACAAGCTTTAGAGAGAGCCGATTTTTTAGTGAATTCTGAGAGACGAATCTCTGATGCCGGTGAATCTAGTTATCAAGAATTGCCCACGAATTCTGATTTGCCATTTTTACCGAATGTTGACAAAAAACCTCAGACCCCAACTTCGCCACAACCTCTTTCTAACTCTCCCCGACAAGGAGAAAGGCACAGAATAAATACTTTTTCTCAAGGGGAAGAAACAGCGAAGTTATCATCTTCTTTGCGAGGGGAAGAGAGGGAAATAACTGTTTTTTCTGAAGGGGAAGAAACCGAGAATTTTACCTCTTCTCTAAGCCGGCAAGAAAGTAGGGAGAAAAGGTTAAATCAGTTTTCTGCTCAAACTGAAAATAACTCAGAAAATCCGGCAGAAGAATCTCAAGTTGCTGATGTTTTCTCAAAAGATGAGGACAAAGGAATTTTCTGGGAAGAAGCCGGCTTTTTTAAGGTAAATACGAGAGTCGATCCTCCTTTAATGCCGGTGAAAAAGTCGGTTAGAAAACCGATTTCTAAAGTTGAAGAAGCCGGCTTTTTAAAGGAAATAGCGGTGCAAAACCCGGTTTGGGAATCGATTCCTAAAGAGGAAGAAACCGGCTTTTTAGAGGAAATAGCGGTGCAAAACCCGGTTTGGGAATCGATTACTAAAGATGAAGAAACAGGCTTTTTAAAGGAAATAGCGCTGCAAAACCCGGTTTCTGAACTGAGCGAAATACATCCACAAATACATTCACAAAATTTGCCAAATGTCAACCGGCCAATTTTAAGCTGGCAGGAAAATAGGCAGCAAAAATTAAATCAGTTTTCTGCTCAAACTGAGAATAACCCAGACAAACCGGCAGAAGAATATCAAGTTACTGATGTTTTTTCAGAGGATGAATTTGTCGAGGAAACACAGCCACAAAATTCGTCGAATATCAACCGGCCTTTTTTGCCGGCTCTACAAACCTCGCCAAATCCTAGTTATTCAGCGCCTAATTCTCAGGGAATTAAAGGCTTAAGAGATTTGTCAGCATTTTTGGCATCGCAGCCGAATAGAGAACATATAATCGAATCAGAAGAGCTAAGCAATTATGATTCGGAAATCACTGTTTTTGCTGAAACTGATTTAGCAGATTCCAGGGAAAAATCTAAAAAGAAAGTTAATTATTTTTCGGAAGAAGTAAAAGATGCTATCTTTTTAGAAGAAACCGAAGAAATAGAGTTTGAAACCCAACCAGAAATAGTATATGAACGAAGAGATAAAAGCAATATAATAGAACCAGCGGCCATGACGAACTTTCAGACTCCAGAAATAGATAGGGAGATGATTGTAGAATTGTTTACTGAAGAAATTAACCGAGAATATCGCCGCTTTTATGGAGAGTAATTATGGCAATTAAACTAGGAAAAATAGAGCTACATCGAGTTCATAAAATTGTCACTTACGAACAAGCAGACTGGGTGGCACATCGAATTCCTGGTAAAGTGGGAAATCTTGTTCAAGATTTGGGACGGGATTCGGTGTTATTGGAAATTAGCGGCATTTTTTACGGACAAAAAGCCGGTGACGATTTAGAATTTTTGCGAAAAGTTCATAAACAAAGAAAAGCTGTTGACTTTGTAGCAGAAATAGTTGGGGAAGCGTATTTTAGCCAAGTTGTAATAGAAAAAATTGAAGTTTGGCAAGTGGCGCGATCTCCCAATGAATTTAGTTATAGGCTGATTGTTGCGGAGTATGTTGAGCCACCTAAATCTAGTCCACCGCCGCAAAATGCTAATGCAGCAAAAAGTTCTAAACCAAAAGCTGGTTCTAAACTAAAAGGTGGTTCTAAGTTAAAAGGTGGTTCTGCCGGTGGTTCTAGGTTAGGAGGTTCTAATTTAGCCGGTGGTTCTAATTTAGCCGGTGGTTCTAATTTAGCCGGTGGTTCTAATGCACGAGGAATTTCTAATTTAGTAGGAGCTTCTAATTTAATAGTAGGTTCTGATTTAGTAGGAGTTGCTGATTTAGGAGAAGTTGCTGATTTAGGAGGAGTTTCTGATTTAGCACCGCTTTCTAAGTTAGATGAAAAAATTAAACTTGATGCGG includes the following:
- a CDS encoding phage tail sheath C-terminal domain-containing protein, with the translated sequence MALDYFAPGVYVEEVDRGSRPIEGVSMSVAGFVGFTEDVRGDAELFKPMMITNWNQYLEYFAKPGSDGFTDFNAYLPFSVSGWFLNGGGRCWVTSIGTQLPGTQPPPPEQTATKLLTSGGRPSLRLTLKALEADEESTGLALPGTGARIQVSVAPGEPKPLPEDAPEDAEPPLNTGEFFTITVTRNGERLERFEHLTMNPEAETEVADYVVTALEASEFISVVDMSQTGQPLSRRPVNGLYEIVPPPYIASADRFPRDMQGARDDKTGMQGIFEIDEVSMIACPDLMRVYQEGLMDLDQVHGVMEMMLSMCENSFPGPAYRMAVLDPPPVKPGKGTTAVAAEQQKPQDVAQWLSMFNRRSMFGSLYYPWIKVANPRNGGRPIMVPPSGHMMGIWCRTDESRGVFKAPANETPRGVIGLAYDTNMREQELLNPLGINCIRNFASYSRGYKVWGARTLVEPDNVQWRYISVRRLISYIEKSIEMGTQWVVFEPNDQDLWARVSRTVSNFLERLWREGALFGGSPAEAFYVKCDGSINSHETMMLGRLYVEVGVCPVRPAEFVIFRLSQWAPNQ
- a CDS encoding phage tail protein, which codes for MADLLKPIAPSSFYLEFDGLTDLVFKTVTLPEYKPKVAGGEAIIGSTKDGKTIRQVNSGGFEGLFTFDVVCIASLTGSSASKKMYEWFEKCLPKSDGGKGEWKKNKKTGKISAFDSDSELVAMWEFSESWPSSYKCADLDVTQDAYLEETFTITCEKFNRTK
- a CDS encoding phage tail protein, whose protein sequence is MADEFLTNSKFYFEIDGITDLLVKKISGPQISMDVAGGDAPIGCTKGGVSQTQATIGGVKYNSAITLTFVAGNEAAQKKLEDWYIKCHSEAFSGGKIEARTSRKTGSLTIYDGDGKEMRFDFIDLFPGTLKQIGTLGGDQSGQVAEDTLELKFTKVVRKQ
- a CDS encoding phage tail protein encodes the protein MPGAEFPEILTRAKFYLELRLDGSNDAVDGFFMECTGFKSTQEVIEVCEVTPQKWGKNGKSRGRIVTTKMPGNISYTNFTLRRGLTLSMVMWDWLQAVRDGNWAKQRRNGSLVIYNQAAEEQFRFEFKGAWPTSYTISDVNVGESQIEIEEMEVTVEELKRIKPISV
- a CDS encoding DUF6760 family protein — protein: MMERTEFEFTLPKGLVGMGGDIHRQGMMRLTTAEDEIFVQKDHRVRENSAYGALVLLSRVITNFGSVSVVTPEVLEQLFLIDLIYLRDFFNGLNRLGNQENLGGFTGYALEDLYQEVALIAFYFHWSLGDILCLEHAERRRWVAHIRKLAAVK
- a CDS encoding phage tail sheath C-terminal domain-containing protein, translated to MAQTMILPGTYVEVRAEGLIAPSGVATGNIGIVGTANKGAENQVQLLSSLAEAKEIFGESDEWQGGDKGELTLVRALELIYKNGGQTVYAVRASDATVKAYENALALLENKIVNIVVLAGQDANQAGMVGALTGHLKTTAGIKRERIGIIGSGLKAGKDDLAQISGHNLSDDEGRLIFTAPGILVTSGGKQNQLPGAYLAAAVAGLIASFNVQASPTNKTLSIEGITTEFNNAQLQELVQKKVLTVEARNGYRIVKGVTTADSPWNQITTRRIVDYAIYGVRSSCDPYIGKLNNERVRGAMKATLDGFLTGMVESEALVSYQLEVTATRRQEISGEVAVRMILQPTFSIDFIQVTMYLG
- a CDS encoding DNA circularization N-terminal domain-containing protein gives rise to the protein MAIKLGKIELHRVHKIVTYEQADWVAHRIPGKVGNLVQDLGRDSVLLEISGIFYGQKAGDDLEFLRKVHKQRKAVDFVAEIVGEAYFSQVVIEKIEVWQVARSPNEFSYRLIVAEYVEPPKSSPPPQNANAAKSSKPKAGSKLKGGSKLKGGSAGGSRLGGSNLAGGSNLAGGSNLAGGSNARGISNLVGASNLIVGSDLVGVADLGEVADLGGVSDLAPLSKLDEKIKLDAARIMDIARLSDALQMGNVPEITDPIEPLKTALEPVKEATQGFEKATAGLKALFKI